GACGGCGTTGAACGCGCCACGGACAGCGGCAAGCGGATGTTCGCGTGGCAGGAGGGTGGGGTGCACGCGCACCGAGATTCCGCTGCCGTTCTCTGAAGCTTCGATCTTCTCGGCGATGGCGAGAAGCTTGATGACGAAGCCGGCTTCCTTGGCCGAAGCGATGTCCGCAGCACTGACCTTGGTGATCCCCTCGCAATAGACGTCGTCCAGGGAGAACCTTGTGTGGAAGGACAACGATGCCAGGATCGCAGCCTTGGCAGCCGCATCATGGCCCTCGATATCGGCGGTGGGGTCAGCTTCGGCGTATCCGAGGCGCTGCGCTTCGGCAAGGGCGTCCGCAAACTGTGCACCAGTAGTGTCCATCTGGTCAAGGATGAAGTTGGTGGTCCCGTTCACGATCCCGAGAACCCTCGTAATGCGATCGCCGGAGAGGCTGTCACGGATCGGCCGCAGGATGGGAATGGCACCGGCAACTGCGGCTTCGTAGGACAGTTGGACGCCGGCCTTGTCAGCCTCTTCGTAGAGAGTGGGGCCGTCCTGCGCGAGCAGCGCCTTGTTGCCGGTGACAACGCACGCGCCATTCTGGATGGCGGTGACGATGAGCGTACGTGCGGGTTCGATTCCGCCCATGAGCTCGATGACGAGGTCTGCGTCCTTGACGAGGGTCTCGGCGTCCGTGGTAAAGAGCTCACGAGGCAGTTCGACGTCGCGCGGCGAGTCGATGTTGCGCACGGCAATACCGGACAGCTCGAGGCGGGCACCACTTCGGGCGGCCAGTGCCTCGGCGTCGTCAATAAGAATGCGCGCGACCTGGGCCCCTACATTGCCACAGCCCAGCAGGGCCACCTTCAGGGTTCGCACTTCAGACATTCGCCACTCCCATGTCGCGGTTCAAGAGATCTTCTTCGGTTTCCCCGCGGACAATGAGCCTGGCGGCTCCGTCGCGCACAGCGACAACGCCAGGCCGGGCCAGGTAGTTGTAGTTGCTTGAGAGGGCCCAGCAATAGGCGCCGGTACCCGGTAATGCGAGCAAATCACCGGCTGCCACATCCGCGGGCAGATATACATCTCTAACAACTATGTCGCCGCTCTCGCAATGTTTGCCCACTACGCGGGACAGCTGCGGAGCTGCATCCGAGTCACGGGACGCCAAAATCGCCGAATAATCCGCGTCGTAAAGCACCGGACGGGCGTTGTCGCTCATTCCGCCATCCACCGACACATACCGGCGCGGATACGTAACGTTCTCTGGACCTGTTTCGGTGCCCGGAACGTCCACGCGGACAGTTTTAAGCGTGCCTACCTCATACAAAGTGAACGTAGTGCTCCCGACGATCGCGCGTCCGGGTTCGATGGAAACGCGGGGCGGTTCGATGCCGAGTTCTGCGCACTTTGAACGCACGACGGCGGCCATCGCCTGCGCAATTTCCGCCGGAGGGCGGGGGGTGTCCACTGGCGTATAGGCGATTCCATAGCCGCCCCCGAGGTCCAATTCCGGCAGGATGATGGAGTATTTGGCCTGCATCGCTGCCTGAAAACCGAGGAGCTTTTCCGCGGCCAGCGCGAATCCGTCGGCTTCGAAGATCTGGGAGCCGATGTGGCAGTGCAATCCCAAGAGCTCCACGCTCGGGTACGACGTCGCGGCTGCCACTGCCTCTTCAGCGGCGGACAGGCCAGCTTCCTCTGTGGAGTCCTCAGCCATGGACAGGCCAAATTTTTGGTCCTCGTGCGCTGTCGCGATGAATTCGTGGGTGTGGGCGTGCACTCCTGGTGTGAGGCGCAGCATGACCTTGGCGGTCTCGCCGCGGCTGGAGGCAATCTTGGCGACCCGTTCCAATTCATCGAGGCTGTCCACCACGATTCGGCCCACCCTCATATCCAGTGCCCGGTTGATCTCGGCGTCGGACTTGTTGTTACCGTGCAGCCCAAGGTTGGGCCCGGGGATTCCTGCGCGGGCGGCAACTGCCAGTTCACCTCCGGAACATGTGTCCAGGCGAAGGCCTTCCTCTGCCACCCACTGTGCCACCGACGTGCAGAGAAAAGACTTGCCTGCATAATAGACATCCACTCCCCCACAGATGTCCGCGAAAGCGTCGTCGAAGGCGTCTTTGAAAGCACGGGCACGCGCGCGGAAGTCAGATTCGCTCATCACAAAGAGAGGAGTGCCGAATTGCGCCTTGAGATCGCTGACTGAAATCCCGTCAATGGTTACCTCACCGGCTTCGTTCTTCTCCACACCGGCTGCCCACATCGGTGCTTGAAGGGCGTTAAGGTCTTCCGGGACGGCCAGCCATTCGGGAGCAAGCGGAGAGGCCTGGGGTGAATTTGGTGCGGCGTTTGTGGTCATGGCCTTACATCCGTTCCGGCGCGGAAACGCCCAGCAGTCCGAGTCCGTTGGCAAGCACCTGGCTCGTTGCGTCGTTAAGCCAGAGACGGGTCCGGTTCACGTCAAGCACTGGTTCCTCGCCCAGCGGGGAGACCCGGCAGGCGTCGTACCAGCGGTGGTAGGCACCGGCGATGACTTCAAGATGGCGGGCAACGCGGTGCGGTTCGCGGAGCTCGGCTGCTTTGGCCACGATGGAAGGGTAGCTGCCCAAATAGGACAGAAGCTCGTTCTCCGTGGCGTGATCCAGCAGCGATGCGTCGAACACAGATCGGTCGACCCCCGCCTCGGCGGCGTTGCGCGCCGTTCCCCTGGAGCGGGCATGGGCGTATTGCACGTAGAACACGGGGTTCTCGTTGCTGTTCTTCTTGAGCAGTTCCGGGTCCAGTGTCAGCGGCGAGTCGGCAGGGAACCGGGCAAGGGAGTAGCGCACTGCGTCCTTGCCCAACCAGGAAATGAGGTCCTTGAGTTCAATGATGTTGCCCGCACGCTTGGACAACTTGGCGCCGTTGACGGACACCAACTGTCCGATGAGAACCTCAATGTTTACCTCGGGATCGTCGCCCGCACACGCTGCAATAGCCTTGAGTCGATTGATGTAGCCGTGGTGGTCGGCGCCAAGAAGGTAAATCTTCTCCGTGAAACCGCGGTCCTTCTTGGAGAGGTAGTACGCGGCATCGGCGGCGAAATAAGTGGGTTCCCCGTTCGCGCGGATCATCACGCGGTCTTTGTCATCACCGAAGTCAGTGGTGCGCAGCCAAACGGCGCCGCCGTCGTCGAACACATGGCCCTGTTCGCGGAGGCGGGCAACGGCAGATTCGATGGCACCGGCGTCGTGCAGTTCTTTCTCCGAGAAGAAGACGTCGAACTCAACGCCGAAATCTGCCAGCGTTGCCTTGATATCCGCCATCTGTGCCTCGTAGGCAGCAGCACGAATGACCGGCAGGGCAGCCTCGTCAGTGAGTTCACGGATATCCGGGTGCGCCTTGAGTACTTCATCACCGAGTTCACGGATGTACTCGCCCGGGTAGCCGCCCTCGGGGACGCCACGGCCGTGGAGCCGGGAAAGGACTGAGTTGGCGAAGACGTTCATCTGCGAACCGGCGTCGTTGATGTAGTACTCGGCGGTGACGTCCGCGCCCGAAGCCCGCAGCACGCGGGCGATCGCGTCGCCCAGGGCGGCCCACCGGGTATGGCCGATGTGAAGAGGACCCGTGGGGTTGGCGGAAACGAATTCCATGTTCACAACATGTCCTGCGAGCGCCTGGTTGGTTCCGTAAGTGGAACCCGCCTCAACGATTGCCTTGGCAAGCGCGCCTGCCGTAGCAGCGTCAACGGTGATGTTCAGGAAGCCCGGACCTGCGATTTCCACTGCGGTCACGCCGGCGATTTCCTGTAGGCGGTGGCTGAGGATTCCCGCGAACTCGCGCGGATTCGTGCCGGCCTGCTTGGCCAATTGCAGGGCAATATTGGTGGCCCAGTCTCCGTGGTCCCTGTTCTTGGGGCGCTCCACCCGGACGTCGTCGGGGACAGCGGATTCCGCCAAGGCAATTTCGCCGGCAGAGACGGCATCCTTAAGGCAGGTGGATATGGCAGCAGAGAGTTCTTCGGGAGTCACCCATCCAGCCTACCGGGGGCCCGCGAACTCGAGGAATTAAGGCTCGTTTATGTGGATATCTTGGACACTGCGCCTATCCATGACTGGACACAGCACCTATACATAAACGGCGGGGGGCACTCACAGACTGAACCATTAGGCTGATTTCAACGTTGTGAAGACGTAAGAGGTGGCCCTAACGGTCGTCCAGAGACCGCAACCATCCGTTGACCACATGTTGATGATTACATCTTGTCCAGTTGAAACGAGCAGAACATGACTACGCCACTCCGCAAGAGCCTCTACGTCGGGTTCGCCAGCGTCTCCATTATCGGGACCGCAGCTGCCTGTGCCCCCACAACGGAAGCCCCGTCAACCCAGACACCCGCTACCCAGAATGGTGGCCAGGCTTCCACTGGCAGCCCTTCTTCCTCCTCTTCGGCTGGAAAGGGTGGTTCCACCTACAAGGACGGCACGTACAGCGCCGACGGAACATACACATCGCCGAACGGCCAGGAGACGGTTGGCGTTCAGCTCACGCTGGCCGCGGACAAGGTGGAGGCAGTGAATATCACCGTCCACCCCTCCAACCCCAATACCAAGAAGTTCCAAGGCGAGTTTGCCAGCGGTATCGCGGCGCAGATCGTTGGCAAAGACATCGACGAACTCAACGTTTCCAAGGTGGCCGGTTCCTCCTTGACCTCCGGCGGCTTCAACGAGGCCGTGGAGCAGATCAAGTCCCAGGCAAAGTAGCAGTCATGCCGCATCCGGGCTGGAGCCGCTTTAGCTTCGAAGGGATCGGTACGCACTGGGAGATCTCGACGTCGTCGACGCTTGCGCCGGATGTGCAGCGCCAACTGCTGGGAACGGTGGCGGATTACGACCACACGTATTCGCGGTTCAGGCCTGATTCCCTGGTGTCCGCTCTGCAGCGCGGCCCCGGCAGCATTTCCCTGCCCGGGCACTCTGTGGCCCTCCATGACGTCTACGAGGCCCTGTACCGGCTCAGTGGAGGCTCCATGACACCCCTGATCGGCAGCAGTTTGAACCGTCTTGGTTACGATGCCGGCTACTCCCTGGTTCCTTCAGGAGCCCCTGAGGGCGCAGCCAAGTGGGAAGACGACGTCCTTGAATGGTCGGGAACCACGGTGTCGGGCAAGGTCCCGCTCGTATTGGACATCGGCGCCGCAGGAAAAGGACAGCTCGTGGACCTGCTCGCTGAAGTCCTCCGCTCGACCGGCTATGTTGACTTCCTGGTGGATGGCAGCGGCGACATGCTGCATGCCGGCAGCATGCCCGTCACTGTGGCCTTGGAGCATCCTTATAACCCTAAGCAGGCAATCGGCACTGTGGAATTGGACAATTCCGCCCTCTGCGCTTCCGCCTCCAACCGGCGGGCCTGGGGCGACGGGCTGCACCATGTACTGGACGGAACCACGGGGCAACCAATCCAAACCACAGTGGCCACGTGGACCATGGCCGCGAGCGCGATGGTGGCAGATGCCTTGGCTACGGCACTCTTCATGGTGGAGCCGGCTGCCCTCGAGGCTGAGTTCGATTTTTCCTGGCTCCGGGTGTTTTCGAATGGGACTGCCACATTTTCGGCTGGCTTTGAGGGGAGACTGTTCACATGAATGCCATGAAGTCGCGATTGGACACCTGGTTGGGCCGCTTCACCATGTACCGCTTGATTTTGTGGGTTCTCGGGGTACTGGTGGCCTACAGCCTGCTTCTGAACGTCTTGGGGTGGCTGACGTTCGGCCTGCCACAGATGCTGGTTCACGTATGCCTGTGCCTGGGGCTTACCTATGGATCGAACCGCCTGCTGGCCTTGCTTTTCCGAACCACGCCACATTCGGAGTCTTCACTCATTACGGGCTTGCTCCTGTATTTCCTGTTCTGGCCCACATTCGTCCCCACTGACATGCTGGGTGTTGCTTTGGCTTGTGTCCTGGCCAGCGCGTCGAAGTATGCTTTGGCTTTCCGTGGGCGCCACATTTTCAACCCTGCGGCCGCAGGGGCTTTCATCACGGGCTTGACCGGACTGAACATAGCTACGTGGTGGGCTGCAACGCCTGCCATGTTGTGGCTCCTCGTTCCCGGCGTCCTGGCTGTCCTGTACCGCACACGCAAAATGCTGATGGCAACAGTTTTCCTGCTGGTGGCCACCAGCATCGTCTGTGTCGAATTGTTGGGCCGCGGCATGACCTTCGGGCAGGCCCTTTGGCAGCCGTTGGCTCAGCGCCCCCTGCTCTTCTTTGTCGGCTTCATGCTTACCGAGCCGCTCACGCTCCCCCCACGCCGTTGGCAGCAATTGGCGCTTGCCGGCGTCGTCGGTGTTGTCTTTGCGGTTCCGTACAACTTTGGCTTTGTGGCCAATTCCCCTGAGCTCGCGCTCCTGGTGGGGAACCTCATCGCTTTCTTCCTGGGCCAGCGGGGCCGCGTGGAACTGACGTTCAAGGGATCCAGGGCCCTAACGCCGGGGACCAGGGAGTTCCGCTTCGAGCCAAGGCGCCCAGTCCGCTACGCGGCGGGTCAATTCATGGAGCTGAACCTGCCGCATTCGGGGTCAGATGGCAAAGGCCGCCGCCGTGTCTTCAGCATCACCAGCGCCCCGGGTGCTCCAGAAGTAACTTTCGGCGTCGGAACTGCCGAGCCCTTGTCCACTGCCAAGAAGACGTTGTTGGCGCTAAAGCCTGGTGACATGCTCTCCGCCACAGCGGTTGGCGGAGACTTCGTGCTCCCGCGCGACGCCGCCAAGCCGGTCTTGCTGATTGCCGCAGGTATTGGCATCACTCCCTTTCTTTCCCACCTTGCGTCCGACGCCGCACCCCGCGACACCATGGTCCTGTACCTTGCCCAGGGGCGAGATGAACTAGCCGCGTGTGAGCAATTGGAGGCATCGGGGGCAAAAGTGATCGCCCGGCTTGCGGACGGCTCTACTCCCCCCGATTTCATGCACGACGCCGGTACTTCCCGGATCGATGCACAGCGCCTGAAGGAGCTGGTACCGGACATCGAGGCCCGCGAGGTTTACGTCTCCGGTTCCCCGGCGAGCGTGGATTCCCTGCGTGCCGCGGCGCGCGGTGCGGGTGCGCGACGGGTACATGTTGACTCGTTTGCGGGGTACTGAGCTGCAGGTACCGGTGGACCCTAAGGTGCAGGGCGCTAAAGATCATGGCCGGGTTTTCTTTTGGGGCGCGGTGACTGCTAAGCT
This genomic stretch from Micrococcaceae bacterium Sec5.1 harbors:
- the argS gene encoding arginine--tRNA ligase, producing the protein MTPEELSAAISTCLKDAVSAGEIALAESAVPDDVRVERPKNRDHGDWATNIALQLAKQAGTNPREFAGILSHRLQEIAGVTAVEIAGPGFLNITVDAATAGALAKAIVEAGSTYGTNQALAGHVVNMEFVSANPTGPLHIGHTRWAALGDAIARVLRASGADVTAEYYINDAGSQMNVFANSVLSRLHGRGVPEGGYPGEYIRELGDEVLKAHPDIRELTDEAALPVIRAAAYEAQMADIKATLADFGVEFDVFFSEKELHDAGAIESAVARLREQGHVFDDGGAVWLRTTDFGDDKDRVMIRANGEPTYFAADAAYYLSKKDRGFTEKIYLLGADHHGYINRLKAIAACAGDDPEVNIEVLIGQLVSVNGAKLSKRAGNIIELKDLISWLGKDAVRYSLARFPADSPLTLDPELLKKNSNENPVFYVQYAHARSRGTARNAAEAGVDRSVFDASLLDHATENELLSYLGSYPSIVAKAAELREPHRVARHLEVIAGAYHRWYDACRVSPLGEEPVLDVNRTRLWLNDATSQVLANGLGLLGVSAPERM
- the lysA gene encoding diaminopimelate decarboxylase, which gives rise to MTTNAAPNSPQASPLAPEWLAVPEDLNALQAPMWAAGVEKNEAGEVTIDGISVSDLKAQFGTPLFVMSESDFRARARAFKDAFDDAFADICGGVDVYYAGKSFLCTSVAQWVAEEGLRLDTCSGGELAVAARAGIPGPNLGLHGNNKSDAEINRALDMRVGRIVVDSLDELERVAKIASSRGETAKVMLRLTPGVHAHTHEFIATAHEDQKFGLSMAEDSTEEAGLSAAEEAVAAATSYPSVELLGLHCHIGSQIFEADGFALAAEKLLGFQAAMQAKYSIILPELDLGGGYGIAYTPVDTPRPPAEIAQAMAAVVRSKCAELGIEPPRVSIEPGRAIVGSTTFTLYEVGTLKTVRVDVPGTETGPENVTYPRRYVSVDGGMSDNARPVLYDADYSAILASRDSDAAPQLSRVVGKHCESGDIVVRDVYLPADVAAGDLLALPGTGAYCWALSSNYNYLARPGVVAVRDGAARLIVRGETEEDLLNRDMGVANV
- a CDS encoding FAD:protein FMN transferase, producing MPHPGWSRFSFEGIGTHWEISTSSTLAPDVQRQLLGTVADYDHTYSRFRPDSLVSALQRGPGSISLPGHSVALHDVYEALYRLSGGSMTPLIGSSLNRLGYDAGYSLVPSGAPEGAAKWEDDVLEWSGTTVSGKVPLVLDIGAAGKGQLVDLLAEVLRSTGYVDFLVDGSGDMLHAGSMPVTVALEHPYNPKQAIGTVELDNSALCASASNRRAWGDGLHHVLDGTTGQPIQTTVATWTMAASAMVADALATALFMVEPAALEAEFDFSWLRVFSNGTATFSAGFEGRLFT
- a CDS encoding homoserine dehydrogenase translates to MSEVRTLKVALLGCGNVGAQVARILIDDAEALAARSGARLELSGIAVRNIDSPRDVELPRELFTTDAETLVKDADLVIELMGGIEPARTLIVTAIQNGACVVTGNKALLAQDGPTLYEEADKAGVQLSYEAAVAGAIPILRPIRDSLSGDRITRVLGIVNGTTNFILDQMDTTGAQFADALAEAQRLGYAEADPTADIEGHDAAAKAAILASLSFHTRFSLDDVYCEGITKVSAADIASAKEAGFVIKLLAIAEKIEASENGSGISVRVHPTLLPREHPLAAVRGAFNAVFIEAENAGELMFYGQGAGGTPTASAVLGDLVSAARRLVLGGPGRTETTTGHVPALPIDASNTSYYIGLDVADQAGVLARIAHIFAENGVSIEIMRQTIHRDSASNVESAELKIVTHRASEAALAATVEAVKGLDVINSVTSVLRVEGV
- a CDS encoding oxidoreductase; the encoded protein is MNAMKSRLDTWLGRFTMYRLILWVLGVLVAYSLLLNVLGWLTFGLPQMLVHVCLCLGLTYGSNRLLALLFRTTPHSESSLITGLLLYFLFWPTFVPTDMLGVALACVLASASKYALAFRGRHIFNPAAAGAFITGLTGLNIATWWAATPAMLWLLVPGVLAVLYRTRKMLMATVFLLVATSIVCVELLGRGMTFGQALWQPLAQRPLLFFVGFMLTEPLTLPPRRWQQLALAGVVGVVFAVPYNFGFVANSPELALLVGNLIAFFLGQRGRVELTFKGSRALTPGTREFRFEPRRPVRYAAGQFMELNLPHSGSDGKGRRRVFSITSAPGAPEVTFGVGTAEPLSTAKKTLLALKPGDMLSATAVGGDFVLPRDAAKPVLLIAAGIGITPFLSHLASDAAPRDTMVLYLAQGRDELAACEQLEASGAKVIARLADGSTPPDFMHDAGTSRIDAQRLKELVPDIEAREVYVSGSPASVDSLRAAARGAGARRVHVDSFAGY